One genomic region from Equus asinus isolate D_3611 breed Donkey chromosome 8, EquAss-T2T_v2, whole genome shotgun sequence encodes:
- the ABCF1 gene encoding ATP-binding cassette sub-family F member 1 isoform X2, with protein MPKGPKQQPPEPEWIGDGESTSPADKVVKKGKKDKKTKKTFFEELAVEDKQAGEEEKVLKEKEQQQQQQQQQKKKRDTRKGRRKKDVDDDGEEKELMERLKKLSVPASDEEDEVPAPIARGGKKTKGGNVFAALIQDQSEEEEEEEKHPPKPAKPEKNRINKAVSEEQQPGLKGKKGKEEKSKGKAKPQSKFAALDNEEEDEEEEITKEKEPPKQGKEKAKKAEQGSEEEGDEEEEEGESKADDPYAHLSKKEKKKLKKQMEYERQVASLKAANAAENDFSVSQAEVSSRQAMLENASDIKLEKFSISAHGKELFVNADLYIVAGRRYGLVGPNGKGKTTLLKHIANRALSIPPNIDVLLCEQEVVADETPAVQAVLRADTKRLKLLEEERRLQGQLEQGDDTAAERLEKVYEELRATGAAAAEAKARRILAGLGFDPEMQNRPTQKFSGGWRMRVSLARALFMEPTLLMLDEPTNHLDLNAVIWLNNYLQGWRKTLLIVSHDQGFLDDVCTDIIHLDAQRLHYYRGNYMTFKKMYQQKQKELLKQYEKQEKKLKELKAGGKSTKQAEKQTKEALTRKQQKCRRKNQDEESQEAPELLKRPKEYTVRFTFPDPPPLSPPVLGLHGVTFGYEGQKPLFKNLDFGIDMDSRICIVGPNGVGKSTLLLLLTGKLTPTRGEMRKNHRLKIGFFNQQYAEQLRMEETPTEYLQRGFNLPYQDARKCLGRFGLESHAHTIQICKLSGGQKARVVFAELACREPDVLILDEPTNNLDIESIDALGEAINEYKGAVIVVSHDARLITETNCQLWVVEEQSVSQIDGDFEDYKREVLEALGEVMVSRPRE; from the exons ATGCCGAAGGGGCCAAAGCAACAGCCGCCGGAGCCCGAGTGGATCGGGGACGGAGAGAGCACGAGCCCCGCCg ATAAAGTggtgaagaaagggaagaaggacaAGAAGACCAAAAAGACG TTCTTTGAAGAGCTGGCAGTAGAAGATAAACAAgctggggaagaagagaaagtgctcaaggagaaggagcagcagcagcagcaacagcagcag CAAAAAAAGAAACGAGATACCCGAAAAGGCCGGCGGAAGAAGGATGTGGATGAtgatggagaggagaaagagctCATGGAGCGTCTTAAGAAGCTCTCAGTGCCAGCCAGTGATGAGGAGGATGAAG TACCTGCCCCGATAGCCCGAGGAGGGAAGAAGACCAAG GGTGGTAATGTCTTTGCAGCCCTGATTCAGGATcagagtgaggaagaggaggaggaagaaaagcacCCTCCTAAGCCTGCCAAGCCAGAGAAGAATCGGATCAATAAG GCTGTATCTGAGGAACAACAGCCGGGGCTCAAgggcaaaaaaggaaaggaagagaagtcaaAGGGGAAGGCCAAG CCTCAGAGTAAATTTGCTGCTCTAGACAATGAAGAggaggatgaagaagaagaaataacaaaagaaaaggaaccaCCCAAACAAGGGAAGGAGAAGGCCAAGAAGGCAGAGCAG GGTTCTGAGGAAGaaggagatgaggaggaggaggaaggggagtcTAAGGCCGATGATCCCTATGCTCACCTTagtaaaaaggagaagaaaaagctgaAGAAACAG atGGAGTATGAACGCCAGGTGGCTTCATTAAAAGCAGCCAATGCTGCTGAAAATGACTTCTCCGTGTCACAAGCAGAGGTGTCCTCCCGGCAAGCCATGTTAGAAAATGCATCTGACATCAAG CTGGAGAAGTTCAGCATCTCGGCCCACGGCAAGGAGTTATTTGTCAACGCAGACCTATACATTGTAGCTGGCCGCCGCTACGGGCTGGTGGGACCCAATGG CAAGGGCAAGACCACTCTCCTCAAGCACATCGCCAACCGGGCCTTGAGCATCCCCCCGAACATCGATGTGTTGCTGTGTGAGCAGG AGGTGGTAGCGGATGAGACACCAGCAGTGCAGGCCGTTCTTCGAGCTGACACCAAGCGATTGAAGCTGCTGGAAGAGGAGCGACGGCTTCAGGGACAGCTGGAGCAGGGCGATGACACAGCTGCCGAGAGGCTAGAGAAG GTGTATGAGGAATTGCGGGCTACCGGGGCGGCAGCTGCAGAGGCCAAAGCCCGGCGGATCCTGGCTGGTTTGGGTTTCGACCCTGAAATGCAGAATCGGCCCACACAGAAGTTTTCGGGGGGCTGGCGCATGCGTGTCTCCCTGGCCAG GGCGCTGTTCATGGAGCCCACGCTGCTGATGTTGGATGAACCCACCAACCACTTGGACCTCAATGCTGTCATCTGGCTCAATAA CTACCTCCAGGGCTGGCGGAAGACGTTGCTCATCGTCTCCCACGACCAGGGCTTCCTGGATGACGTCTGCACTGATATCATCCATCTCGACGCCCAGCGGCTCCATTACTATAGGGGCAATTACA TGACTTTCAAGAAGATGTAccagcagaagcagaaggaactGCTGAAGCAGTATGAGAAGCAGGAGAAGAAGCTAAAGGAGCTAAAGGCGGGCGGCAAGTCCACCAAGCAGGCA gaAAAGCAAACAAAGGAAGCCCTGACTCGAAAGCAGCAGAAATGCCGACGGAAAAACCAGGATGAGGAATCGCAGGAGGCCCCTGAGCTCCTGAAGCGCCCAAAGGAGTACACTGTGCGCTTCACTTTCCCCGACCCCCCGCCGCTCAGCCCTCCTGTGCTGGGTCTGCACG GTGTGACGTTTGGCTATGAGGGGCAGAAACCACTCTTTAAGAATCTGGATTTTGGCATCGACATGGACTCAAGGA TCTGCATCGTGGGCCCCAATGGCGTGGGGAAGAgcactctgctgctgctgctgacagGCAAGCTAACACCG ACTCGTGGCGAAATGAGAAAGAACCACCGGCTG AAAATTGGCTTCTTCAACCAGCAGTATGCAGAGCAGCTTCGCATGGAGGAGACGCCCACTGAGTACCTGCAGCGGGGCTTCAACCTGCCCTATCAGGATGCCCGGAAGTGCCTGGGCCGCTTCGGCCTGGAGAGTCACGCCCACACCATCCAGATCTGCAAACTCTCTG GTGGGCAAAAAGCCCGAGTTGTGTTTGCAGAGCTGGCCTGTCGGGAGCCCGATGTCCTCATCTTG GACGAGCCCACCAATAACTTGGACATCGAGTCTATTGATGCTCTGGGGGAGGCCATCAACGAATACAAGGGTG CTGTGATCGTTGTCAGCCATGATGCCCGACTCATCACAGAAACCAACTGCCAGCTGTGGGTGGTGGAAGAGCAGAGTGTCAGCCAGATCGATGGGGACTTTGAGGACTACAAGCGAGAGGTGTTGGAGGCGCTGGGTGAAGTCATGGTCAGCCGACCGCGAGAGTGA
- the ABCF1 gene encoding ATP-binding cassette sub-family F member 1 isoform X1, with product MPKGPKQQPPEPEWIGDGESTSPADKVVKKGKKDKKTKKTFFEELAVEDKQAGEEEKVLKEKEQQQQQQQQQQKKKRDTRKGRRKKDVDDDGEEKELMERLKKLSVPASDEEDEVPAPIARGGKKTKGGNVFAALIQDQSEEEEEEEKHPPKPAKPEKNRINKAVSEEQQPGLKGKKGKEEKSKGKAKPQSKFAALDNEEEDEEEEITKEKEPPKQGKEKAKKAEQGSEEEGDEEEEEGESKADDPYAHLSKKEKKKLKKQMEYERQVASLKAANAAENDFSVSQAEVSSRQAMLENASDIKLEKFSISAHGKELFVNADLYIVAGRRYGLVGPNGKGKTTLLKHIANRALSIPPNIDVLLCEQEVVADETPAVQAVLRADTKRLKLLEEERRLQGQLEQGDDTAAERLEKVYEELRATGAAAAEAKARRILAGLGFDPEMQNRPTQKFSGGWRMRVSLARALFMEPTLLMLDEPTNHLDLNAVIWLNNYLQGWRKTLLIVSHDQGFLDDVCTDIIHLDAQRLHYYRGNYMTFKKMYQQKQKELLKQYEKQEKKLKELKAGGKSTKQAEKQTKEALTRKQQKCRRKNQDEESQEAPELLKRPKEYTVRFTFPDPPPLSPPVLGLHGVTFGYEGQKPLFKNLDFGIDMDSRICIVGPNGVGKSTLLLLLTGKLTPTRGEMRKNHRLKIGFFNQQYAEQLRMEETPTEYLQRGFNLPYQDARKCLGRFGLESHAHTIQICKLSGGQKARVVFAELACREPDVLILDEPTNNLDIESIDALGEAINEYKGAVIVVSHDARLITETNCQLWVVEEQSVSQIDGDFEDYKREVLEALGEVMVSRPRE from the exons ATGCCGAAGGGGCCAAAGCAACAGCCGCCGGAGCCCGAGTGGATCGGGGACGGAGAGAGCACGAGCCCCGCCg ATAAAGTggtgaagaaagggaagaaggacaAGAAGACCAAAAAGACG TTCTTTGAAGAGCTGGCAGTAGAAGATAAACAAgctggggaagaagagaaagtgctcaaggagaaggagcagcagcagcagcaacagcagcag cAGCAAAAAAAGAAACGAGATACCCGAAAAGGCCGGCGGAAGAAGGATGTGGATGAtgatggagaggagaaagagctCATGGAGCGTCTTAAGAAGCTCTCAGTGCCAGCCAGTGATGAGGAGGATGAAG TACCTGCCCCGATAGCCCGAGGAGGGAAGAAGACCAAG GGTGGTAATGTCTTTGCAGCCCTGATTCAGGATcagagtgaggaagaggaggaggaagaaaagcacCCTCCTAAGCCTGCCAAGCCAGAGAAGAATCGGATCAATAAG GCTGTATCTGAGGAACAACAGCCGGGGCTCAAgggcaaaaaaggaaaggaagagaagtcaaAGGGGAAGGCCAAG CCTCAGAGTAAATTTGCTGCTCTAGACAATGAAGAggaggatgaagaagaagaaataacaaaagaaaaggaaccaCCCAAACAAGGGAAGGAGAAGGCCAAGAAGGCAGAGCAG GGTTCTGAGGAAGaaggagatgaggaggaggaggaaggggagtcTAAGGCCGATGATCCCTATGCTCACCTTagtaaaaaggagaagaaaaagctgaAGAAACAG atGGAGTATGAACGCCAGGTGGCTTCATTAAAAGCAGCCAATGCTGCTGAAAATGACTTCTCCGTGTCACAAGCAGAGGTGTCCTCCCGGCAAGCCATGTTAGAAAATGCATCTGACATCAAG CTGGAGAAGTTCAGCATCTCGGCCCACGGCAAGGAGTTATTTGTCAACGCAGACCTATACATTGTAGCTGGCCGCCGCTACGGGCTGGTGGGACCCAATGG CAAGGGCAAGACCACTCTCCTCAAGCACATCGCCAACCGGGCCTTGAGCATCCCCCCGAACATCGATGTGTTGCTGTGTGAGCAGG AGGTGGTAGCGGATGAGACACCAGCAGTGCAGGCCGTTCTTCGAGCTGACACCAAGCGATTGAAGCTGCTGGAAGAGGAGCGACGGCTTCAGGGACAGCTGGAGCAGGGCGATGACACAGCTGCCGAGAGGCTAGAGAAG GTGTATGAGGAATTGCGGGCTACCGGGGCGGCAGCTGCAGAGGCCAAAGCCCGGCGGATCCTGGCTGGTTTGGGTTTCGACCCTGAAATGCAGAATCGGCCCACACAGAAGTTTTCGGGGGGCTGGCGCATGCGTGTCTCCCTGGCCAG GGCGCTGTTCATGGAGCCCACGCTGCTGATGTTGGATGAACCCACCAACCACTTGGACCTCAATGCTGTCATCTGGCTCAATAA CTACCTCCAGGGCTGGCGGAAGACGTTGCTCATCGTCTCCCACGACCAGGGCTTCCTGGATGACGTCTGCACTGATATCATCCATCTCGACGCCCAGCGGCTCCATTACTATAGGGGCAATTACA TGACTTTCAAGAAGATGTAccagcagaagcagaaggaactGCTGAAGCAGTATGAGAAGCAGGAGAAGAAGCTAAAGGAGCTAAAGGCGGGCGGCAAGTCCACCAAGCAGGCA gaAAAGCAAACAAAGGAAGCCCTGACTCGAAAGCAGCAGAAATGCCGACGGAAAAACCAGGATGAGGAATCGCAGGAGGCCCCTGAGCTCCTGAAGCGCCCAAAGGAGTACACTGTGCGCTTCACTTTCCCCGACCCCCCGCCGCTCAGCCCTCCTGTGCTGGGTCTGCACG GTGTGACGTTTGGCTATGAGGGGCAGAAACCACTCTTTAAGAATCTGGATTTTGGCATCGACATGGACTCAAGGA TCTGCATCGTGGGCCCCAATGGCGTGGGGAAGAgcactctgctgctgctgctgacagGCAAGCTAACACCG ACTCGTGGCGAAATGAGAAAGAACCACCGGCTG AAAATTGGCTTCTTCAACCAGCAGTATGCAGAGCAGCTTCGCATGGAGGAGACGCCCACTGAGTACCTGCAGCGGGGCTTCAACCTGCCCTATCAGGATGCCCGGAAGTGCCTGGGCCGCTTCGGCCTGGAGAGTCACGCCCACACCATCCAGATCTGCAAACTCTCTG GTGGGCAAAAAGCCCGAGTTGTGTTTGCAGAGCTGGCCTGTCGGGAGCCCGATGTCCTCATCTTG GACGAGCCCACCAATAACTTGGACATCGAGTCTATTGATGCTCTGGGGGAGGCCATCAACGAATACAAGGGTG CTGTGATCGTTGTCAGCCATGATGCCCGACTCATCACAGAAACCAACTGCCAGCTGTGGGTGGTGGAAGAGCAGAGTGTCAGCCAGATCGATGGGGACTTTGAGGACTACAAGCGAGAGGTGTTGGAGGCGCTGGGTGAAGTCATGGTCAGCCGACCGCGAGAGTGA
- the ABCF1 gene encoding ATP-binding cassette sub-family F member 1 isoform X4, whose product MRNDCGCLQAKYGHVKEFFEELAVEDKQAGEEEKVLKEKEQQQQQQQQQKKKRDTRKGRRKKDVDDDGEEKELMERLKKLSVPASDEEDEVPAPIARGGKKTKGGNVFAALIQDQSEEEEEEEKHPPKPAKPEKNRINKAVSEEQQPGLKGKKGKEEKSKGKAKPQSKFAALDNEEEDEEEEITKEKEPPKQGKEKAKKAEQGSEEEGDEEEEEGESKADDPYAHLSKKEKKKLKKQMEYERQVASLKAANAAENDFSVSQAEVSSRQAMLENASDIKLEKFSISAHGKELFVNADLYIVAGRRYGLVGPNGKGKTTLLKHIANRALSIPPNIDVLLCEQEVVADETPAVQAVLRADTKRLKLLEEERRLQGQLEQGDDTAAERLEKVYEELRATGAAAAEAKARRILAGLGFDPEMQNRPTQKFSGGWRMRVSLARALFMEPTLLMLDEPTNHLDLNAVIWLNNYLQGWRKTLLIVSHDQGFLDDVCTDIIHLDAQRLHYYRGNYMTFKKMYQQKQKELLKQYEKQEKKLKELKAGGKSTKQAEKQTKEALTRKQQKCRRKNQDEESQEAPELLKRPKEYTVRFTFPDPPPLSPPVLGLHGVTFGYEGQKPLFKNLDFGIDMDSRICIVGPNGVGKSTLLLLLTGKLTPTRGEMRKNHRLKIGFFNQQYAEQLRMEETPTEYLQRGFNLPYQDARKCLGRFGLESHAHTIQICKLSGGQKARVVFAELACREPDVLILDEPTNNLDIESIDALGEAINEYKGAVIVVSHDARLITETNCQLWVVEEQSVSQIDGDFEDYKREVLEALGEVMVSRPRE is encoded by the exons ATGAGAAATGACTGTGGCTGTTTGCAAGCAAAATATGGCCACGTGAAGGAG TTCTTTGAAGAGCTGGCAGTAGAAGATAAACAAgctggggaagaagagaaagtgctcaaggagaaggagcagcagcagcagcaacagcagcag CAAAAAAAGAAACGAGATACCCGAAAAGGCCGGCGGAAGAAGGATGTGGATGAtgatggagaggagaaagagctCATGGAGCGTCTTAAGAAGCTCTCAGTGCCAGCCAGTGATGAGGAGGATGAAG TACCTGCCCCGATAGCCCGAGGAGGGAAGAAGACCAAG GGTGGTAATGTCTTTGCAGCCCTGATTCAGGATcagagtgaggaagaggaggaggaagaaaagcacCCTCCTAAGCCTGCCAAGCCAGAGAAGAATCGGATCAATAAG GCTGTATCTGAGGAACAACAGCCGGGGCTCAAgggcaaaaaaggaaaggaagagaagtcaaAGGGGAAGGCCAAG CCTCAGAGTAAATTTGCTGCTCTAGACAATGAAGAggaggatgaagaagaagaaataacaaaagaaaaggaaccaCCCAAACAAGGGAAGGAGAAGGCCAAGAAGGCAGAGCAG GGTTCTGAGGAAGaaggagatgaggaggaggaggaaggggagtcTAAGGCCGATGATCCCTATGCTCACCTTagtaaaaaggagaagaaaaagctgaAGAAACAG atGGAGTATGAACGCCAGGTGGCTTCATTAAAAGCAGCCAATGCTGCTGAAAATGACTTCTCCGTGTCACAAGCAGAGGTGTCCTCCCGGCAAGCCATGTTAGAAAATGCATCTGACATCAAG CTGGAGAAGTTCAGCATCTCGGCCCACGGCAAGGAGTTATTTGTCAACGCAGACCTATACATTGTAGCTGGCCGCCGCTACGGGCTGGTGGGACCCAATGG CAAGGGCAAGACCACTCTCCTCAAGCACATCGCCAACCGGGCCTTGAGCATCCCCCCGAACATCGATGTGTTGCTGTGTGAGCAGG AGGTGGTAGCGGATGAGACACCAGCAGTGCAGGCCGTTCTTCGAGCTGACACCAAGCGATTGAAGCTGCTGGAAGAGGAGCGACGGCTTCAGGGACAGCTGGAGCAGGGCGATGACACAGCTGCCGAGAGGCTAGAGAAG GTGTATGAGGAATTGCGGGCTACCGGGGCGGCAGCTGCAGAGGCCAAAGCCCGGCGGATCCTGGCTGGTTTGGGTTTCGACCCTGAAATGCAGAATCGGCCCACACAGAAGTTTTCGGGGGGCTGGCGCATGCGTGTCTCCCTGGCCAG GGCGCTGTTCATGGAGCCCACGCTGCTGATGTTGGATGAACCCACCAACCACTTGGACCTCAATGCTGTCATCTGGCTCAATAA CTACCTCCAGGGCTGGCGGAAGACGTTGCTCATCGTCTCCCACGACCAGGGCTTCCTGGATGACGTCTGCACTGATATCATCCATCTCGACGCCCAGCGGCTCCATTACTATAGGGGCAATTACA TGACTTTCAAGAAGATGTAccagcagaagcagaaggaactGCTGAAGCAGTATGAGAAGCAGGAGAAGAAGCTAAAGGAGCTAAAGGCGGGCGGCAAGTCCACCAAGCAGGCA gaAAAGCAAACAAAGGAAGCCCTGACTCGAAAGCAGCAGAAATGCCGACGGAAAAACCAGGATGAGGAATCGCAGGAGGCCCCTGAGCTCCTGAAGCGCCCAAAGGAGTACACTGTGCGCTTCACTTTCCCCGACCCCCCGCCGCTCAGCCCTCCTGTGCTGGGTCTGCACG GTGTGACGTTTGGCTATGAGGGGCAGAAACCACTCTTTAAGAATCTGGATTTTGGCATCGACATGGACTCAAGGA TCTGCATCGTGGGCCCCAATGGCGTGGGGAAGAgcactctgctgctgctgctgacagGCAAGCTAACACCG ACTCGTGGCGAAATGAGAAAGAACCACCGGCTG AAAATTGGCTTCTTCAACCAGCAGTATGCAGAGCAGCTTCGCATGGAGGAGACGCCCACTGAGTACCTGCAGCGGGGCTTCAACCTGCCCTATCAGGATGCCCGGAAGTGCCTGGGCCGCTTCGGCCTGGAGAGTCACGCCCACACCATCCAGATCTGCAAACTCTCTG GTGGGCAAAAAGCCCGAGTTGTGTTTGCAGAGCTGGCCTGTCGGGAGCCCGATGTCCTCATCTTG GACGAGCCCACCAATAACTTGGACATCGAGTCTATTGATGCTCTGGGGGAGGCCATCAACGAATACAAGGGTG CTGTGATCGTTGTCAGCCATGATGCCCGACTCATCACAGAAACCAACTGCCAGCTGTGGGTGGTGGAAGAGCAGAGTGTCAGCCAGATCGATGGGGACTTTGAGGACTACAAGCGAGAGGTGTTGGAGGCGCTGGGTGAAGTCATGGTCAGCCGACCGCGAGAGTGA
- the ABCF1 gene encoding ATP-binding cassette sub-family F member 1 isoform X3: protein MRNDCGCLQAKYGHVKEFFEELAVEDKQAGEEEKVLKEKEQQQQQQQQQQKKKRDTRKGRRKKDVDDDGEEKELMERLKKLSVPASDEEDEVPAPIARGGKKTKGGNVFAALIQDQSEEEEEEEKHPPKPAKPEKNRINKAVSEEQQPGLKGKKGKEEKSKGKAKPQSKFAALDNEEEDEEEEITKEKEPPKQGKEKAKKAEQGSEEEGDEEEEEGESKADDPYAHLSKKEKKKLKKQMEYERQVASLKAANAAENDFSVSQAEVSSRQAMLENASDIKLEKFSISAHGKELFVNADLYIVAGRRYGLVGPNGKGKTTLLKHIANRALSIPPNIDVLLCEQEVVADETPAVQAVLRADTKRLKLLEEERRLQGQLEQGDDTAAERLEKVYEELRATGAAAAEAKARRILAGLGFDPEMQNRPTQKFSGGWRMRVSLARALFMEPTLLMLDEPTNHLDLNAVIWLNNYLQGWRKTLLIVSHDQGFLDDVCTDIIHLDAQRLHYYRGNYMTFKKMYQQKQKELLKQYEKQEKKLKELKAGGKSTKQAEKQTKEALTRKQQKCRRKNQDEESQEAPELLKRPKEYTVRFTFPDPPPLSPPVLGLHGVTFGYEGQKPLFKNLDFGIDMDSRICIVGPNGVGKSTLLLLLTGKLTPTRGEMRKNHRLKIGFFNQQYAEQLRMEETPTEYLQRGFNLPYQDARKCLGRFGLESHAHTIQICKLSGGQKARVVFAELACREPDVLILDEPTNNLDIESIDALGEAINEYKGAVIVVSHDARLITETNCQLWVVEEQSVSQIDGDFEDYKREVLEALGEVMVSRPRE, encoded by the exons ATGAGAAATGACTGTGGCTGTTTGCAAGCAAAATATGGCCACGTGAAGGAG TTCTTTGAAGAGCTGGCAGTAGAAGATAAACAAgctggggaagaagagaaagtgctcaaggagaaggagcagcagcagcagcaacagcagcag cAGCAAAAAAAGAAACGAGATACCCGAAAAGGCCGGCGGAAGAAGGATGTGGATGAtgatggagaggagaaagagctCATGGAGCGTCTTAAGAAGCTCTCAGTGCCAGCCAGTGATGAGGAGGATGAAG TACCTGCCCCGATAGCCCGAGGAGGGAAGAAGACCAAG GGTGGTAATGTCTTTGCAGCCCTGATTCAGGATcagagtgaggaagaggaggaggaagaaaagcacCCTCCTAAGCCTGCCAAGCCAGAGAAGAATCGGATCAATAAG GCTGTATCTGAGGAACAACAGCCGGGGCTCAAgggcaaaaaaggaaaggaagagaagtcaaAGGGGAAGGCCAAG CCTCAGAGTAAATTTGCTGCTCTAGACAATGAAGAggaggatgaagaagaagaaataacaaaagaaaaggaaccaCCCAAACAAGGGAAGGAGAAGGCCAAGAAGGCAGAGCAG GGTTCTGAGGAAGaaggagatgaggaggaggaggaaggggagtcTAAGGCCGATGATCCCTATGCTCACCTTagtaaaaaggagaagaaaaagctgaAGAAACAG atGGAGTATGAACGCCAGGTGGCTTCATTAAAAGCAGCCAATGCTGCTGAAAATGACTTCTCCGTGTCACAAGCAGAGGTGTCCTCCCGGCAAGCCATGTTAGAAAATGCATCTGACATCAAG CTGGAGAAGTTCAGCATCTCGGCCCACGGCAAGGAGTTATTTGTCAACGCAGACCTATACATTGTAGCTGGCCGCCGCTACGGGCTGGTGGGACCCAATGG CAAGGGCAAGACCACTCTCCTCAAGCACATCGCCAACCGGGCCTTGAGCATCCCCCCGAACATCGATGTGTTGCTGTGTGAGCAGG AGGTGGTAGCGGATGAGACACCAGCAGTGCAGGCCGTTCTTCGAGCTGACACCAAGCGATTGAAGCTGCTGGAAGAGGAGCGACGGCTTCAGGGACAGCTGGAGCAGGGCGATGACACAGCTGCCGAGAGGCTAGAGAAG GTGTATGAGGAATTGCGGGCTACCGGGGCGGCAGCTGCAGAGGCCAAAGCCCGGCGGATCCTGGCTGGTTTGGGTTTCGACCCTGAAATGCAGAATCGGCCCACACAGAAGTTTTCGGGGGGCTGGCGCATGCGTGTCTCCCTGGCCAG GGCGCTGTTCATGGAGCCCACGCTGCTGATGTTGGATGAACCCACCAACCACTTGGACCTCAATGCTGTCATCTGGCTCAATAA CTACCTCCAGGGCTGGCGGAAGACGTTGCTCATCGTCTCCCACGACCAGGGCTTCCTGGATGACGTCTGCACTGATATCATCCATCTCGACGCCCAGCGGCTCCATTACTATAGGGGCAATTACA TGACTTTCAAGAAGATGTAccagcagaagcagaaggaactGCTGAAGCAGTATGAGAAGCAGGAGAAGAAGCTAAAGGAGCTAAAGGCGGGCGGCAAGTCCACCAAGCAGGCA gaAAAGCAAACAAAGGAAGCCCTGACTCGAAAGCAGCAGAAATGCCGACGGAAAAACCAGGATGAGGAATCGCAGGAGGCCCCTGAGCTCCTGAAGCGCCCAAAGGAGTACACTGTGCGCTTCACTTTCCCCGACCCCCCGCCGCTCAGCCCTCCTGTGCTGGGTCTGCACG GTGTGACGTTTGGCTATGAGGGGCAGAAACCACTCTTTAAGAATCTGGATTTTGGCATCGACATGGACTCAAGGA TCTGCATCGTGGGCCCCAATGGCGTGGGGAAGAgcactctgctgctgctgctgacagGCAAGCTAACACCG ACTCGTGGCGAAATGAGAAAGAACCACCGGCTG AAAATTGGCTTCTTCAACCAGCAGTATGCAGAGCAGCTTCGCATGGAGGAGACGCCCACTGAGTACCTGCAGCGGGGCTTCAACCTGCCCTATCAGGATGCCCGGAAGTGCCTGGGCCGCTTCGGCCTGGAGAGTCACGCCCACACCATCCAGATCTGCAAACTCTCTG GTGGGCAAAAAGCCCGAGTTGTGTTTGCAGAGCTGGCCTGTCGGGAGCCCGATGTCCTCATCTTG GACGAGCCCACCAATAACTTGGACATCGAGTCTATTGATGCTCTGGGGGAGGCCATCAACGAATACAAGGGTG CTGTGATCGTTGTCAGCCATGATGCCCGACTCATCACAGAAACCAACTGCCAGCTGTGGGTGGTGGAAGAGCAGAGTGTCAGCCAGATCGATGGGGACTTTGAGGACTACAAGCGAGAGGTGTTGGAGGCGCTGGGTGAAGTCATGGTCAGCCGACCGCGAGAGTGA